One Pedomonas mirosovicensis genomic region harbors:
- the cas5c gene encoding type I-C CRISPR-associated protein Cas5c yields MKVERVSYDVMTPSAARGILEAIHWKPAIRWHVDRIHVLRPICFQSLRRNEVGAKASEANARSAMKRGTTEGLGILVDENRQQRAALVLVDVAYVIEAHFSMTDKAGPEDTPAKHISMFNRRAQQGQCFHRPCLGTREFAAEFELLGPDDPLPVYDPPLTERDRDFGWMLHDIDFARGNESRFFRAQMMDGVIEVPPSMRRRWCSDHSASAGTPLSSPGRAR; encoded by the coding sequence ATGAAGGTCGAGCGCGTCAGCTACGACGTCATGACGCCATCGGCGGCGCGCGGCATTCTTGAGGCCATTCACTGGAAGCCGGCGATCCGCTGGCATGTTGATCGCATCCACGTGCTGCGCCCGATCTGCTTCCAGTCGTTGCGGCGCAACGAGGTAGGGGCCAAGGCGAGCGAGGCCAATGCCCGCAGCGCCATGAAGCGCGGCACGACCGAGGGTCTGGGCATTCTCGTCGACGAGAACCGCCAGCAGCGCGCGGCGCTGGTGCTGGTCGATGTCGCATATGTGATCGAGGCGCACTTCTCAATGACTGACAAGGCTGGACCGGAGGACACGCCTGCCAAGCACATTTCCATGTTCAACCGCCGCGCCCAGCAGGGCCAGTGCTTCCACCGTCCCTGCCTCGGCACGCGTGAATTCGCTGCCGAGTTCGAACTGCTGGGGCCGGACGATCCGCTTCCGGTCTACGACCCGCCGCTGACCGAGCGCGATCGTGATTTTGGCTGGATGCTGCACGATATCGACTTCGCTCGCGGTAATGAATCGCGCTTTTTTCGCGCGCAAATGATGGACGGCGTAATTGAGGTCCCCCCTTCCATGCGAAGGAGGTGGTGCAGTGACCATTCTGCAAGCGCTGGAACGCCACTATCATCGCCTGGCCGAGCGCGGTGA
- a CDS encoding type I CRISPR-associated protein Cas7, producing the protein MGRKHIVPYGLYRAHGFVSAPLASHSTKGTGFSEDDLELLWEALGNMFDHDRSAARGEMATRKLILFRHDSALGNAQAQSLFDRVKTWRVHEGARQHVGSRATDNWPPARHWSDYAVTIDREGLPAGVEVIERI; encoded by the coding sequence ATGGGGCGCAAGCATATCGTACCCTATGGCCTTTACCGCGCGCACGGGTTCGTCTCTGCCCCGCTGGCCAGCCATTCGACCAAGGGAACAGGCTTTTCCGAGGACGACCTCGAGCTGCTCTGGGAGGCGCTCGGCAACATGTTCGATCATGACCGGTCAGCCGCTCGCGGCGAGATGGCGACGCGCAAGCTCATCCTGTTTCGCCACGATAGCGCGCTGGGCAATGCCCAGGCGCAATCGCTGTTCGACCGGGTGAAGACCTGGCGTGTCCACGAAGGCGCGCGTCAGCACGTCGGCAGCCGTGCCACCGATAACTGGCCGCCAGCGCGTCACTGGTCCGATTATGCCGTGACCATCGACCGCGAAGGGCTGCCCGCTGGTGTTGAGGTGATCGAGCGGATTTGA
- a CDS encoding efflux transporter outer membrane subunit, translating into MRRVAASVVLGLAQVVSACSLEPEYQRPAMPTTSTFAADLAPEADGPPATQIGWRDFFKDPRLQRFIALALENNRDLRQAVLRIEEARAQYRIQRADQLPNLNLGGSASRIHTGSGGFGGTTGGTGDVPGGGVIPGGASSTTLNRYEIGVNVSSFELDFWGRVRSLTEAARAAYLATIEAQRSFQLSLIADVATVYLVDRELEERIALAERTVRARREGLEISRLRLEVGATSALDYRQTETLLTQAETELAALQRQRAQNRNVMQVLIGGPVPTDLPPPRPLSEQGIIETISAGLPSDLLVNRPDILSAEEELRSANANIGAARAAFLPRISLTGSFGFASTELDELFGNDGETWSFGPILSLPIFDAGRNEANLDLAVARRNIAVANYELTIQNAFREVADALAARRWLAAQIDAQRRALEAERERAELAELRYRNGVADYIEVLDAQRELFAAEQNLVATRQLQLSNAVALYVALGGGLMAESSPPAGR; encoded by the coding sequence ATGCGTAGGGTGGCGGCATCGGTTGTTTTGGGGTTGGCGCAGGTCGTCTCGGCCTGCTCGCTTGAGCCAGAGTATCAGCGCCCCGCCATGCCGACCACATCCACTTTCGCGGCTGATCTTGCCCCCGAGGCCGACGGCCCGCCCGCGACGCAAATCGGCTGGCGGGATTTCTTCAAGGACCCTCGGCTCCAGCGCTTCATCGCCCTGGCGCTGGAGAACAACCGGGATCTGCGCCAGGCCGTGCTGCGGATCGAGGAGGCGCGGGCGCAATACCGCATCCAGCGCGCCGACCAGCTGCCCAACCTCAATCTTGGCGGCAGCGCCAGCCGCATCCATACCGGGAGCGGGGGTTTTGGCGGCACGACCGGCGGCACGGGGGATGTTCCCGGCGGCGGCGTTATTCCTGGCGGGGCATCGTCCACCACCCTCAACCGCTATGAGATCGGCGTCAACGTCTCGTCGTTCGAGCTGGATTTCTGGGGCCGGGTCCGCAGTCTGACGGAAGCCGCCCGCGCCGCCTACCTTGCCACCATCGAGGCGCAGCGCTCTTTCCAGCTCAGCCTCATTGCCGACGTGGCAACCGTCTATCTGGTGGACCGCGAGTTGGAAGAGCGCATCGCCCTTGCCGAGCGCACCGTTCGGGCCCGCCGCGAGGGGCTGGAGATCTCCCGCCTGCGGCTTGAGGTGGGCGCGACCTCGGCGCTCGATTACCGCCAGACCGAGACCCTGCTCACCCAGGCGGAAACCGAGCTGGCCGCGCTTCAGCGCCAGCGCGCGCAGAACCGGAATGTCATGCAGGTGCTGATCGGCGGGCCGGTGCCAACCGACCTGCCGCCACCGCGCCCCCTGTCGGAGCAGGGCATCATCGAGACGATCAGCGCCGGGCTGCCGTCAGACCTGCTGGTCAACCGGCCGGACATTCTCTCGGCGGAGGAGGAGCTGCGGTCCGCCAATGCCAACATCGGCGCGGCGCGGGCGGCGTTCCTGCCGCGTATCTCGCTGACCGGCTCCTTCGGCTTCGCCAGTACGGAGTTGGACGAGCTGTTCGGCAATGACGGCGAGACCTGGTCGTTCGGCCCCATTCTCTCGCTGCCGATCTTCGATGCGGGCCGCAACGAGGCGAATCTGGACCTTGCTGTCGCCCGGCGGAACATCGCCGTCGCCAACTATGAACTGACCATCCAGAACGCCTTTCGGGAAGTGGCCGACGCGTTGGCGGCCCGCCGCTGGCTGGCCGCGCAGATCGATGCCCAGCGGCGCGCGCTGGAGGCGGAGCGGGAACGGGCTGAACTGGCCGAGCTGCGCTACCGCAATGGCGTTGCCGATTACATCGAGGTGCTGGACGCCCAGCGCGAGCTTTTCGCTGCCGAGCAGAACCTGGTCGCCACCCGGCAGCTCCAGCTCTCCAATGCCGTGGCGCTCTATGTGGCCCTCGGTGGTGGCCTCATGGCCGAATCTTCGCCTCCAGCTGGGCGCTGA
- the cas4 gene encoding CRISPR-associated protein Cas4: protein MLQPPPDPEAEEALVPVSALQHYLFCPRQCALIHVERIWAEDGATAEGQLLHARVDSGRPDRRAGIRTVRGLTLRSFALGLSGKADAVEFHGTMPYPVEYKRGRPKSHRADEVQLCAQALCLEEMFGVTVSEGALFYGQTHRRQVVAFDEELRALTARIATETRGMITAGHTPPPRATPACRRCSLAGMCRPQKLERPPEVGRWLQRQLMALEDD from the coding sequence ATGCTGCAGCCACCGCCGGACCCGGAAGCCGAAGAGGCACTGGTGCCTGTGTCTGCGCTGCAGCACTACCTCTTCTGTCCGCGCCAGTGCGCACTCATCCATGTCGAGCGCATCTGGGCGGAGGACGGTGCCACGGCGGAGGGACAATTGTTGCATGCCCGGGTGGACAGCGGCCGGCCTGACCGTCGAGCCGGCATCCGAACGGTGCGTGGGCTGACCCTTCGCTCATTCGCGCTGGGCCTCTCGGGCAAGGCTGACGCGGTCGAGTTCCACGGGACGATGCCTTATCCGGTCGAATACAAGCGCGGCCGCCCAAAGTCGCACCGCGCCGATGAGGTCCAGCTTTGCGCGCAGGCGCTGTGCCTGGAGGAGATGTTCGGCGTGACGGTGTCCGAAGGCGCGCTGTTCTACGGCCAGACGCACAGGCGGCAGGTCGTCGCCTTTGACGAGGAGCTGCGCGCTTTGACCGCGCGGATCGCCACGGAAACGCGCGGCATGATCACAGCGGGACACACGCCGCCGCCTCGGGCGACACCCGCTTGCCGACGCTGCTCACTCGCCGGTATGTGCCGCCCGCAAAAACTTGAAAGGCCGCCGGAAGTTGGGCGCTGGCTGCAACGCCAGCTTATGGCTCTGGAGGACGATTGA
- the cas8c gene encoding type I-C CRISPR-associated protein Cas8c/Csd1, translating into MTILQALERHYHRLAERGEISSPGWSREKFGFCVVLSRDGEPVAMEDLRDLLGKKPVNREFTVPASFKRSGKRPPPFFLWDKTSYSLGVGAEGKGWKETPFQHGLFKEYHLNRLSREEDPGLLALVRFLQTWEPSAFRESCLKEIVPDANIMFRLDGDREYLHERAAARRLVEAGNDNETDQDQQVGWCLITGEQAPIEKLHPAIKGVAANNPPPGGGHSLVSFNLDAFTSLCKTQGANAPTSKGAAFRYGTTLNHLLTRGGPNRLPHPIGDATVVFWAEAGDDQADALFANWLGGDTADDDASETRKLREQMQAVASGKRISDVLPQIDPDTRFHVLGLSPNAARLSVRFWLSDTIDAFAHRLARHHEDLRIEPTPLNWGAAPSVNCLLVNTTALQRDFKNIPPLLAGEVMRAVLGGTRYPLSLLSAALIRLRAGDSPATGWHAAVIRAVLVRLKRRHSEFPEEGETPMSLKRDHDNVGYQLGRLFAVYELAQRAALGRVNATIRDKYFGAASATPASVFPLIVRGGQNHLAKVRKEKPGWASLIERELEEIHSHIEPAAPRSLPRSLSLQDQGEFAIGYYHQRAASLSNGKNENIDPKELEDLQGEGDEK; encoded by the coding sequence GTGACCATTCTGCAAGCGCTGGAACGCCACTATCATCGCCTGGCCGAGCGCGGTGAGATCTCCTCACCGGGGTGGAGCCGGGAGAAGTTCGGCTTTTGCGTCGTCTTGAGCCGCGATGGCGAACCGGTGGCAATGGAAGATTTACGAGACCTTCTGGGCAAGAAGCCGGTCAATCGGGAATTTACCGTTCCTGCATCCTTCAAGCGGTCAGGAAAGCGGCCGCCTCCCTTCTTTCTGTGGGACAAGACTTCCTATTCGCTGGGTGTTGGCGCTGAAGGAAAGGGGTGGAAGGAAACGCCTTTCCAGCATGGCTTGTTCAAGGAATACCACTTGAATCGGCTATCAAGGGAGGAAGACCCTGGGCTGCTTGCACTGGTCAGGTTCCTGCAGACCTGGGAGCCATCCGCATTCCGGGAAAGCTGTCTCAAGGAGATTGTCCCCGACGCCAATATCATGTTCCGCCTGGATGGTGACAGGGAATACCTGCATGAACGCGCGGCCGCACGGAGATTGGTTGAGGCTGGAAACGACAACGAGACGGACCAAGACCAGCAGGTCGGCTGGTGCTTAATCACCGGAGAGCAAGCTCCTATCGAAAAGTTGCATCCGGCGATCAAGGGCGTGGCAGCCAACAATCCTCCTCCTGGCGGCGGTCATTCATTAGTCTCGTTCAATCTCGACGCCTTTACGTCACTGTGCAAGACGCAGGGCGCCAATGCGCCAACTTCGAAGGGAGCGGCATTCCGCTACGGAACGACGCTCAACCACCTGCTGACGCGCGGCGGGCCGAATCGACTGCCACATCCGATCGGCGACGCCACCGTTGTGTTCTGGGCCGAGGCTGGCGATGACCAGGCCGATGCGTTGTTTGCCAACTGGCTTGGCGGGGATACGGCCGATGACGACGCCAGCGAAACGCGCAAGCTGCGCGAGCAGATGCAGGCGGTCGCCAGCGGCAAGCGAATTTCCGATGTTCTGCCGCAGATCGATCCCGACACCCGCTTTCACGTCCTCGGCCTGTCGCCCAACGCTGCGCGGCTTTCCGTGCGTTTCTGGCTCAGCGACACGATCGACGCCTTCGCGCACCGGCTTGCCCGGCACCACGAGGATCTGCGCATCGAGCCGACGCCGTTGAACTGGGGCGCGGCACCTTCCGTCAATTGCCTCCTCGTCAACACAACAGCGTTGCAGCGCGATTTCAAGAATATTCCGCCGCTACTCGCCGGGGAGGTGATGCGCGCGGTGCTTGGCGGCACACGCTATCCGCTGAGCCTCCTGTCCGCCGCCTTGATACGCCTGCGCGCAGGCGACAGCCCGGCAACGGGCTGGCACGCTGCCGTCATTCGCGCGGTGCTCGTGCGCCTCAAGCGCCGCCATTCTGAATTTCCTGAGGAAGGAGAGACTCCAATGAGCCTGAAGAGGGACCACGACAACGTGGGCTACCAACTCGGCCGGCTGTTTGCCGTTTATGAATTGGCGCAGCGAGCGGCACTGGGCCGCGTCAATGCCACGATCCGAGACAAGTACTTCGGCGCAGCTTCTGCAACGCCGGCCAGCGTCTTTCCATTGATCGTGCGGGGCGGGCAAAATCACCTTGCCAAGGTGCGCAAGGAAAAGCCCGGCTGGGCCAGCCTGATCGAGCGCGAGCTGGAGGAAATCCACAGCCATATCGAACCGGCAGCACCCCGCTCGCTGCCGCGCTCGCTGTCCCTGCAGGACCAGGGGGAGTTCGCTATCGGCTACTACCACCAGCGCGCGGCGAGCCTGTCCAACGGCAAGAATGAAAACATCGATCCGAAAGAGCTGGAAGACCTGCAAGGCGAAGGGGACGAAAAATGA
- a CDS encoding efflux RND transporter permease subunit has translation MLARFFIDRPVFAWVIALAISIGGLLAVRSLPIEQYPAVAPPSLTITATYPGADAETLEENVTAVIEPELNGVEGFLYMASTSSSTGSVSITVTFESGTDIDVAQMEVQNRLSRIEARLPEEVRRQGIQVNQATSSFLLIVALTSPGGTHSALDLGNYANTRIIDQLRRVPGVGDVRLFGSEYAMRIWLDPERLASFSMSPAEALAAVQEQNSQAPGGQIGAQPAVPNQQLNATVITQRRLSTPEQFGEIILRANPDGSAVRLADVADVELGAASYETTSRLNGKPMAGMAVQLATGANALATARAVKGRMAELAQEFPTDMGWSVPYDSSPFIQISVEEVLHTLVEAMVLVFAVMYLFLQNFRATIIPTIVVPVALLGACLGLAALGYSINVLSLFAMVLAIGILVDDAIVVIENVERIMAEEGLSPRDATYKAMGQIVGAIIGITLVLVAVFIPMAFFPGTVGGIYRQFSVTLALSIAFSALLALTLTPALCATLLKPAAAHGAGQAEGAGGGKPHGFFGRFNAWFGRTTGRYEGRVARLIRRPLRWIAVFLVLTAGAAYLFTSLPGSFLPEEDQGYLISVIQAPPGATQQRTLEVVQQAEQYYLSQPQVEGVIAVLGFSFFGSGQNAAMMFVDLKPWEDRPGEENHATTVAGKAMAALSQIKQALIFALSPPAIPELGTASGFAFRLQDRAGQGYEALIEAQNQLLGLAAQSPVLAGVRTEGLPDSPQVEVVVDRIRARALGVNIGDINATLSISFGSGYANDFNREGRVLRVLLQAEAAQRMTPTDILDLRVRNQDGEMVPFSAFTTAKWTAGPPQLIRYNGYPAVNISGNAAPGYSTGEAMAEMERLARQLPSGFGYEWTGISYEEQQSAGQIPALLSLSILIVFLVLAALYESWSIPFAVILVVPLGVLGALLAALLRGLPIDVYFNVGIIAIIGLAAKNAILIVEFAKDLEAQGRTTQEATLEAVHLRFRPIIMTSLAFILGVLPLAISTGAGAASRIAIGTGVMGGMIGATLLGVFLIPVFFVSVRRWLSRRPKPQGPAAPRAEGESGHA, from the coding sequence ATGTTGGCAAGGTTTTTCATCGACCGACCCGTCTTTGCCTGGGTGATCGCGCTGGCGATCTCCATTGGCGGCTTGCTCGCCGTGCGATCGCTGCCCATCGAGCAATACCCGGCTGTCGCGCCGCCGTCGCTCACCATCACCGCCACCTATCCCGGCGCAGACGCCGAGACGCTGGAGGAAAACGTCACCGCCGTGATCGAGCCGGAGCTGAACGGCGTCGAGGGCTTTTTATACATGGCCTCCACCAGCTCCTCCACCGGCTCGGTTTCCATCACTGTGACCTTCGAGAGCGGCACCGATATCGATGTCGCCCAGATGGAGGTGCAGAACCGCCTCAGCCGCATCGAGGCGCGCCTGCCGGAGGAGGTGCGCCGCCAGGGCATTCAGGTGAACCAGGCGACGTCCAGCTTTTTGCTGATCGTCGCGCTCACGTCGCCGGGCGGCACCCACAGCGCGCTTGACCTCGGCAATTACGCCAACACCCGCATCATCGACCAGTTGCGGCGCGTGCCGGGCGTGGGCGACGTGCGCCTGTTCGGGTCGGAATATGCCATGCGGATCTGGCTCGACCCCGAACGGCTGGCCAGCTTCTCCATGTCGCCTGCCGAGGCGCTGGCGGCGGTGCAGGAGCAGAACTCCCAGGCTCCGGGCGGCCAGATCGGCGCGCAGCCCGCCGTGCCGAACCAGCAGCTGAACGCCACGGTCATCACCCAGCGGCGGCTCTCAACGCCCGAGCAGTTCGGCGAGATCATCCTGCGCGCCAACCCGGATGGCTCGGCCGTGCGGCTGGCGGACGTGGCGGATGTGGAGCTGGGCGCGGCCAGTTACGAGACCACGTCCCGCCTTAATGGCAAGCCCATGGCGGGCATGGCCGTGCAACTGGCAACCGGCGCCAATGCGCTGGCGACCGCCCGAGCGGTGAAAGGCCGCATGGCCGAACTGGCGCAGGAGTTCCCCACCGATATGGGCTGGTCGGTGCCTTATGACTCTTCCCCATTCATCCAGATCTCGGTGGAGGAAGTGCTGCACACCCTGGTGGAGGCGATGGTTCTCGTCTTCGCGGTGATGTACCTGTTTCTTCAGAACTTCCGGGCCACCATCATCCCGACCATCGTGGTGCCCGTCGCGCTTCTGGGGGCCTGCCTTGGGCTGGCGGCGCTGGGCTATTCCATCAACGTGCTCAGCCTGTTCGCCATGGTGCTGGCCATCGGCATTCTGGTGGATGATGCCATCGTCGTTATCGAGAACGTCGAGCGCATCATGGCCGAGGAGGGGCTATCGCCCAGGGACGCCACCTACAAGGCCATGGGCCAGATCGTCGGCGCGATCATCGGCATTACCCTCGTGCTGGTGGCCGTGTTCATTCCCATGGCCTTCTTTCCCGGCACGGTGGGCGGCATCTATCGCCAGTTCTCGGTGACGCTGGCGCTCTCCATCGCCTTCTCGGCGCTGCTGGCGCTCACGCTGACGCCCGCCCTGTGCGCCACTTTGCTGAAACCGGCCGCCGCGCATGGCGCAGGGCAGGCAGAAGGCGCAGGAGGGGGCAAGCCGCACGGGTTCTTCGGCCGCTTCAACGCCTGGTTCGGGCGGACCACCGGGCGGTACGAGGGGCGGGTCGCCCGCCTCATCCGCCGCCCCTTGCGCTGGATCGCCGTCTTCCTCGTGCTGACGGCGGGTGCCGCCTACCTGTTCACCTCGCTTCCCGGCAGCTTTCTGCCGGAGGAGGATCAGGGTTATCTCATCTCCGTCATCCAGGCCCCGCCCGGCGCAACCCAGCAACGCACGCTGGAGGTGGTGCAGCAGGCCGAGCAGTATTACCTCTCCCAGCCGCAGGTGGAGGGCGTCATCGCCGTGCTGGGCTTCAGCTTTTTCGGCAGCGGCCAGAACGCGGCCATGATGTTCGTCGACCTGAAGCCGTGGGAGGACCGGCCGGGCGAGGAGAATCATGCCACCACCGTCGCCGGCAAGGCCATGGCCGCGCTGTCGCAAATCAAGCAGGCGCTCATCTTTGCGCTGAGCCCGCCCGCCATTCCCGAACTCGGCACCGCCAGCGGCTTTGCCTTCCGGCTGCAGGACCGCGCAGGCCAGGGCTACGAGGCGCTCATAGAGGCGCAGAACCAGCTGCTGGGGCTGGCGGCGCAAAGCCCGGTGCTGGCGGGCGTGCGGACGGAAGGCCTGCCGGACAGCCCGCAGGTGGAAGTGGTGGTCGACCGCATCCGCGCCCGCGCGCTGGGCGTGAACATCGGGGACATCAACGCCACCCTCTCGATTTCCTTCGGCTCGGGCTACGCCAACGATTTCAACCGGGAAGGGCGGGTGCTGCGGGTTCTCCTCCAGGCCGAGGCCGCCCAGCGCATGACACCGACCGATATCCTCGACCTGCGTGTCCGCAACCAGGACGGCGAGATGGTGCCTTTCTCCGCCTTCACCACGGCGAAGTGGACGGCAGGCCCGCCCCAGCTCATCCGCTACAACGGCTATCCGGCCGTCAACATCTCGGGCAACGCCGCGCCGGGCTACAGCACGGGCGAGGCCATGGCGGAAATGGAGCGGCTGGCCAGGCAGCTGCCCTCCGGCTTCGGCTATGAATGGACCGGCATTTCCTATGAAGAGCAGCAGTCGGCCGGGCAGATCCCGGCGCTCCTCAGCCTGTCGATCCTCATCGTGTTCCTGGTGCTGGCAGCACTCTATGAGAGCTGGTCGATCCCCTTCGCGGTCATTCTCGTCGTGCCGCTCGGCGTGCTCGGCGCGCTGCTGGCCGCCTTGCTGCGCGGCCTGCCCATCGACGTTTATTTCAACGTGGGCATCATCGCCATCATCGGCCTTGCCGCCAAGAACGCCATCCTCATCGTGGAATTCGCCAAGGATCTAGAAGCGCAGGGGCGCACGACCCAAGAGGCGACGCTGGAGGCGGTGCACCTGCGCTTCCGCCCCATCATCATGACCTCGCTGGCCTTCATCCTTGGCGTGCTGCCGCTGGCCATCAGCACCGGCGCGGGTGCGGCCAGCCGCATCGCCATCGGCACCGGCGTGATGGGCGGCATGATCGGCGCAACCTTGCTGGGCGTTTTTCTCATCCCGGTGTTCTTCGTCTCGGTGCGGCGCTGGCTCAGTCGCCGTCCCAAGCCGCAAGGCCCGGCTGCGCCGCGGGCGGAGGGGGAGAGCGGCCATGCGTAG
- a CDS encoding CRISPR-associated endonuclease Cas3'' has protein sequence MSFSIFFAHSVSDQPECCWEPLGEHLKAVGTMAAEFASHFGAGQFARAMGLLHDIGKCSQAYQRYIRHPQDGALKGPDHSTAGAQEACAAYGKLGRLLAFGIAGHHSGLIDGIKLNERLVKTVEDYSGWPAEAGSLPDLAALANEQRRIRGNGIHPTFSGAFFVRMLFSCLVDADFIATERFYDRAHGKAPRARGGVLRQEHLDTIRNFLASHRREDTPVNVLRSQILDHANVQAAQSPGLFTLTVPTGGGKTLTSLSFAAEHALAHGLRRIVYVIPFTSIIEQTAAVFRDDVGLVDAVLEHHSSFDPEGREPASGNDTEREGAAGLAKMRRDTENWDAPIVVTTAVQFFESLFAARTSKARKLHNLARSVIVLDEAQSIPVHLLRPCMAAIDELARNYGASVVLCTATQPALRVLDEALPQASNGKCEGLDIPDHRELAPHPAALYSKLRRVRVEWLREPVCDEAVSARFANQPQMLCIVNSRAHARELFGLLREQGQEGAAHLTTLMCARHRRQVLARLCDDLKKGRPVRLVATSLIEAGVDISFPEVWRAVSGLSSIAQAAGRCNRNGELGPLGEALGRTVVFEPAGHRMPDAIKPFYQAAREVLKRNDDPLALEAVREYYRWLYWAQGYKALDRAHLAPGETLEIMRAIKETTESLDFPFAKIARAFRLIDEVMDPIIVPFDDDAHKAINELRFAELPPAGVQRRLQQYVVPVPAKLRADWLAKGVVEAIRPDDYGDRFIVLAEERPGELPPLYDLNAGLQIDGDPAIRSAENNIF, from the coding sequence ATGTCATTCTCCATATTTTTTGCTCATTCCGTGAGTGATCAACCCGAGTGCTGCTGGGAGCCCCTCGGTGAACACCTCAAAGCTGTTGGAACGATGGCCGCTGAATTTGCCTCCCATTTCGGCGCAGGGCAGTTCGCACGAGCAATGGGACTCCTGCACGACATCGGGAAATGTTCTCAAGCCTACCAACGCTACATCCGCCACCCCCAAGATGGGGCATTGAAAGGTCCGGATCACAGCACCGCCGGCGCACAGGAGGCCTGTGCGGCCTATGGCAAGTTGGGCCGGTTGCTGGCGTTCGGGATTGCTGGACATCATTCAGGGCTGATAGATGGCATCAAGCTCAATGAGCGACTGGTCAAGACGGTGGAGGATTATTCGGGCTGGCCTGCAGAAGCAGGATCCCTTCCAGATCTTGCCGCGTTAGCCAATGAGCAGCGCCGGATCAGGGGTAATGGCATTCACCCGACCTTTTCTGGCGCCTTCTTCGTGCGCATGCTCTTTTCTTGCCTGGTCGACGCAGATTTCATCGCGACAGAGCGCTTCTATGATCGTGCGCACGGCAAGGCTCCACGGGCGCGCGGCGGTGTACTAAGACAAGAGCATCTCGATACGATCCGAAATTTTCTGGCCAGCCATCGGCGCGAAGACACGCCGGTCAATGTCTTGCGTTCGCAAATCCTGGACCATGCCAATGTGCAGGCCGCGCAGTCGCCTGGCCTGTTCACGCTCACTGTGCCGACGGGAGGGGGCAAGACGCTGACATCGCTGAGCTTCGCTGCCGAACACGCGCTGGCGCATGGGCTCCGCCGCATCGTCTATGTGATCCCCTTCACGTCAATCATCGAGCAGACGGCAGCGGTGTTTCGCGACGACGTGGGGCTCGTGGACGCCGTGCTTGAGCATCATTCAAGCTTTGATCCCGAGGGACGTGAGCCAGCCAGCGGCAATGACACCGAAAGGGAGGGTGCAGCAGGACTCGCTAAAATGCGCCGGGACACCGAGAACTGGGACGCGCCGATCGTGGTCACCACCGCAGTGCAGTTCTTCGAAAGCCTGTTCGCGGCGCGCACAAGCAAGGCGCGCAAACTGCACAACCTTGCCCGCAGCGTGATCGTGCTCGACGAGGCGCAGTCGATCCCTGTTCACCTGCTGCGCCCCTGCATGGCCGCAATCGACGAACTCGCGCGCAATTACGGCGCAAGCGTGGTTCTCTGCACAGCGACACAGCCCGCGCTGCGTGTGCTGGATGAGGCGCTGCCGCAGGCGTCGAATGGGAAGTGTGAGGGGCTGGACATTCCCGATCACCGGGAACTCGCGCCGCATCCGGCAGCGCTTTATTCGAAGCTCAGGCGCGTGCGGGTGGAATGGCTGCGCGAACCGGTGTGCGATGAGGCCGTGAGTGCACGCTTCGCCAACCAGCCGCAGATGCTGTGCATCGTCAACAGCCGCGCCCATGCGCGCGAGCTGTTTGGGCTGTTGCGTGAGCAAGGCCAGGAAGGCGCAGCGCACCTGACGACATTGATGTGCGCGCGGCATCGACGGCAAGTGCTGGCGCGATTGTGTGATGATCTGAAGAAGGGCCGGCCGGTCCGGCTCGTCGCCACCAGCCTGATCGAGGCCGGCGTGGACATCTCCTTCCCAGAAGTCTGGCGCGCCGTAAGCGGGCTTTCAAGCATCGCGCAGGCGGCGGGTCGCTGCAACCGCAATGGCGAACTGGGACCGCTGGGCGAGGCGCTGGGCAGAACCGTCGTGTTCGAACCCGCGGGACACAGGATGCCCGATGCGATCAAACCATTCTACCAGGCTGCGCGAGAAGTCTTGAAGCGCAACGATGACCCACTTGCTCTGGAGGCGGTGCGGGAATACTATCGCTGGCTCTACTGGGCGCAGGGCTATAAAGCGCTCGACCGCGCACATCTGGCACCCGGAGAAACGCTGGAGATCATGCGCGCGATCAAGGAGACGACAGAGAGCTTGGACTTCCCCTTCGCCAAGATTGCCCGTGCCTTCCGCCTCATCGACGAGGTTATGGACCCGATCATCGTGCCTTTCGATGACGATGCTCACAAGGCCATCAATGAGCTGCGATTTGCCGAACTCCCGCCAGCAGGCGTGCAGCGCAGGCTGCAACAATATGTCGTGCCTGTGCCGGCGAAGCTGCGGGCGGACTGGCTGGCGAAGGGCGTGGTGGAGGCGATCAGGCCTGACGATTACGGCGATCGCTTCATCGTTTTGGCCGAGGAGCGGCCGGGTGAGCTTCCGCCACTGTATGACCTCAATGCCGGTCTGCAGATCGATGGTGATCCTGCGATCAGGTCAGCGGAAAACAACATTTTCTAG